A genome region from candidate division KSB1 bacterium includes the following:
- a CDS encoding TonB-dependent receptor, protein MLRINAEDVLNIHRMGEDKGWRDYTWYDAFQLRGDYTNQITNRHQLKSGFKATLNKMHLDYGRHRWSDHRIDQPPEYWTERNVSYLEVGAYIQDKIEFEGMVMNIGVRMDGFKSFEGAFTDPWSYYYTKGVNYDSLYYAPSKVPPMKVVVSPRLGVSHPITDNAKLFFNYGYFFQRATVEDLYTDIREQTSSLEMMGNARYEFPQNHFLRTGC, encoded by the coding sequence GATAAAGGCTGGCGGGATTATACCTGGTATGATGCCTTCCAGCTGCGCGGTGATTATACCAATCAGATAACCAACCGGCATCAGCTCAAATCCGGATTCAAAGCTACATTAAATAAGATGCATCTCGATTACGGCCGCCACCGCTGGAGCGACCACCGTATAGATCAGCCGCCGGAATATTGGACTGAACGCAATGTCTCTTACCTGGAAGTGGGCGCCTATATCCAAGACAAGATAGAATTTGAAGGCATGGTCATGAACATTGGTGTACGCATGGATGGCTTTAAATCATTCGAAGGTGCGTTCACCGATCCCTGGTCCTATTATTATACAAAAGGCGTCAATTATGACAGTCTGTATTATGCGCCCAGTAAAGTTCCGCCCATGAAAGTGGTTGTGAGTCCGCGGCTGGGCGTATCACATCCCATCACAGACAATGCCAAACTGTTTTTTAATTACGGATATTTCTTTCAGCGTGCTACCGTGGAAGATCTTTATACTGATATTCGCGAACAAACAAGCAGTCTGGAAATGATGGGAAATGCAAGATATGAATTTCCGCAAAACCATTTCTTACGAACTGGGTGTTGA
- a CDS encoding TonB-dependent receptor, whose translation MNFRKTISYELGVEHNVADIFTYKLTGYYKDASNEIGTIAFLGDTYPGSYYRRMNNRYRDIRGFEFELFLPYNKYLAEELTSYDYRLSNRGWYGYQAYFEDLFRNICNRPNRSKPRPRPRFRANLTFRTPESLKQPVMNTLFSDVQITTYLRWEAGNWLTYHSETYPGEEENNIQWTSWHNIDLHLSKGFRLFGIYTELYTEIQNLLNSKFLDGDGSFWNQSLISQQQYLELVAEKGMKPGEYDDPDVQKLLDKGMYYLLYGPTRDIWLGIRMSF comes from the coding sequence ATGAATTTCCGCAAAACCATTTCTTACGAACTGGGTGTTGAACATAATGTTGCCGACATCTTTACCTACAAATTAACCGGCTATTACAAGGATGCATCCAATGAAATAGGAACCATTGCATTTCTGGGTGATACGTATCCGGGTTCCTATTATAGAAGAATGAACAACCGGTATCGGGATATTCGCGGATTTGAATTTGAGTTGTTTCTGCCTTATAACAAATATCTGGCGGAAGAGCTAACAAGTTATGATTACAGGTTGTCAAACAGAGGATGGTATGGATACCAGGCTTATTTTGAAGATCTATTCCGAAATATATGCAATCGCCCAAATCGAAGCAAACCGCGTCCACGCCCCAGGTTCAGGGCAAACCTGACCTTTCGAACCCCGGAATCCTTAAAACAGCCGGTTATGAACACGCTCTTTTCCGATGTTCAAATCACCACCTATTTACGCTGGGAAGCAGGCAATTGGCTGACCTATCATTCCGAAACGTATCCGGGTGAAGAAGAAAATAATATCCAGTGGACGTCCTGGCATAACATCGATCTGCATCTATCAAAAGGATTCAGGCTGTTTGGGATTTACACGGAATTGTATACAGAAATCCAAAACCTGTTAAATTCCAAATTTCTGGACGGCGACGGTAGTTTCTGGAACCAGTCACTCATCAGTCAGCAGCAGTATTTGGAACTTGTGGCTGAAAAGGGTATGAAACCGGGTGAATATGACGATCCCGATGTTCAAAAACTTTTGGATAAAGGAATGTATTATCTGCTGTATGGTCCGACACGCGATATCTGGCTCGGCATCAGGATGAGTTTCTAA
- a CDS encoding PorV/PorQ family protein, producing the protein MKRQAVSAAFNLGSYGFLGINAVNLDNGDIKGTRISNSNLGYEDTGNLNVTEMAIGLTYAQRFTNSFGAGITVKYCEQDLIAEKSSVLAFDIGTLYNTGWNAVKVAVSVQHFSKEIKYIDENFVLPLTFRVGFSGDVLQMVNVDSEQHKLMLALEGVNPRDYSERVHIGSEYVYNDFLAIRGGYKFNYDVESFSLGVGFRHKGFQFDYSYSEFGSILGMVDRFSLVVDF; encoded by the coding sequence ATGAAACGTCAGGCCGTGTCTGCCGCATTCAATTTGGGCAGCTATGGATTCCTGGGTATCAATGCGGTGAACCTTGATAATGGTGACATTAAAGGTACCCGAATCAGCAATTCTAATCTGGGATATGAAGATACCGGTAATTTGAACGTCACAGAAATGGCCATCGGTCTCACTTATGCGCAGCGGTTCACAAACAGTTTCGGCGCCGGTATTACGGTCAAATATTGTGAACAGGATCTGATCGCCGAGAAATCTTCTGTATTGGCCTTTGATATCGGAACCCTGTACAATACCGGATGGAATGCCGTGAAAGTGGCGGTTTCTGTCCAGCATTTCTCAAAAGAGATAAAATATATCGATGAAAACTTTGTACTGCCTTTGACATTCCGAGTGGGTTTTTCGGGTGATGTTTTGCAAATGGTCAATGTGGATTCAGAACAGCATAAACTCATGCTTGCCCTGGAAGGTGTAAATCCCCGGGATTATTCAGAAAGGGTTCATATCGGCAGCGAATACGTGTACAATGATTTTTTGGCCATACGCGGCGGATATAAATTCAATTATGATGTGGAAAGTTTTTCCCTGGGTGTCGGATTCAGACACAAAGGCTTTCAATTCGATTATTCCTATTCCGAGTTCGGCTCCATACTCGGTATGGTAGACAGATTTTCTCTTGTTGTGGATTTTTAA
- a CDS encoding FlgD immunoglobulin-like domain containing protein, giving the protein MVYPICFSVIEDPDIEGNHLIQVEELIGDRKESFINNWNIEDPSVGVTCVFRTKPSQGILDAQADDDNDYRYCYVSLRNGQWREEFRLDYPGVIDINYIDQVVEFPEVVDWHIYRFTLKGNEVNIYVDENPEPLITGITDKSVDQNYIKIGDSSTGGMHGCLFDWVIWDKSGAYAPGEGMALPSELTGLETGVAAKGTSAPSSLQLLQNYPNPFNPVTMIDYKLSTASNVTLEVYNTIGHKVRSLVNAAQTAGDYRVNWNGQDDAGNQLPSGIYFYRLQAGQQVEMKKMTMMK; this is encoded by the coding sequence ATGGTGTATCCGATTTGTTTTTCCGTGATTGAAGACCCGGATATCGAGGGCAATCATTTAATTCAGGTTGAAGAGTTAATCGGCGACCGCAAGGAATCGTTTATCAACAACTGGAATATTGAGGATCCATCTGTAGGCGTAACCTGTGTGTTCCGGACCAAACCCTCCCAGGGCATTCTGGATGCACAGGCTGATGATGACAATGATTACCGGTATTGCTATGTATCGCTACGCAATGGCCAATGGCGGGAAGAATTCCGTCTTGATTACCCGGGCGTAATCGACATTAATTATATTGATCAGGTTGTCGAGTTTCCAGAGGTAGTCGATTGGCATATATATCGATTTACCTTAAAAGGGAATGAAGTCAATATCTATGTGGATGAAAATCCGGAACCGCTTATTACCGGCATTACAGACAAATCCGTGGATCAAAATTACATCAAAATCGGCGATTCCAGTACCGGCGGCATGCATGGCTGTTTGTTCGACTGGGTTATCTGGGACAAAAGCGGCGCTTATGCACCGGGAGAAGGTATGGCTCTGCCCAGTGAACTGACAGGTCTGGAAACAGGCGTTGCCGCAAAAGGCACAAGCGCTCCTTCCAGTCTACAGCTGTTGCAGAATTATCCGAATCCATTCAATCCCGTAACCATGATCGATTATAAGCTTTCAACCGCATCCAATGTCACACTTGAAGTCTACAACACAATAGGACATAAAGTGCGGTCACTGGTGAATGCAGCACAAACAGCCGGTGATTACCGGGTGAACTGGAACGGTCAGGACGATGCCGGCAATCAATTGCCCAGCGGTATCTATTTTTACCGTCTGCAGGCAGGTCAGCAGGTTGAGATGAAAAAAATGACCATGATGAAATAG
- a CDS encoding alpha-glucuronidase family glycosyl hydrolase, translating into MKKAFNRYVFLLAGILCIVLNSYAKDGYNLWLQYERVKNPQLLQQYKQNVTEIVVPGNGKTFQIIKNELSRGLANLLQKDMQQSSHITRDGAVAVGSVKSSAWIASLGWEKELGKLGDEGYIIRSAVVQGKKITVIASDDKIGALYGSFHFLRLLQTRKPINALNIIQSPKIQRRFLNHWDNIYSTRFGTIERGYAGKTLWKWEDLPDEIDHRYRDYARANASIGINSVVLNNVNAEPHILKNEYLKKAAALSDIFRPYGITVYLTANYNAPMKPSETPFAFKKWGGIGNLHTADPLDPDVIQWWTNKVDTIYKYIPDFGGFLVKANSEGMPGPQDYGRTHAEGANMLAKALKPHNGIVMWRAFVYNSDIDSDRAKRAYKEFVPLDGQFESNVFIQPKNGPLDFQPREPVHPLFGAMPQTPLLMEFQITQEYLGESTYLVYLDSDVERNSEF; encoded by the coding sequence ATGAAAAAAGCATTTAATCGTTATGTATTTTTATTGGCAGGTATTCTTTGTATTGTTTTGAACAGTTATGCCAAAGATGGATACAATCTTTGGCTGCAATATGAGCGTGTGAAAAATCCTCAATTGCTTCAACAATATAAACAGAATGTTACCGAGATTGTTGTTCCAGGCAATGGCAAAACATTTCAAATCATAAAAAATGAACTTTCCAGGGGATTGGCAAATCTTTTACAAAAAGATATGCAACAGTCCTCTCATATCACCCGCGATGGCGCTGTTGCGGTCGGATCGGTAAAAAGTTCTGCATGGATTGCATCATTAGGATGGGAAAAAGAACTCGGGAAATTAGGCGATGAGGGATATATCATCCGGTCTGCCGTTGTACAGGGAAAAAAAATCACCGTAATCGCTTCAGACGATAAAATCGGGGCTTTATACGGTTCCTTTCATTTTTTGAGATTGCTGCAAACCCGTAAACCCATCAACGCATTAAATATCATTCAGTCTCCAAAAATTCAGCGACGGTTTTTAAATCACTGGGATAATATTTATTCTACCCGCTTTGGCACGATAGAACGCGGTTATGCCGGAAAAACCCTGTGGAAGTGGGAGGACTTGCCGGATGAGATTGATCATCGATACCGGGATTACGCCCGAGCCAACGCATCAATCGGCATAAACAGTGTTGTCCTGAACAATGTGAATGCTGAGCCGCATATTTTAAAAAACGAATATCTAAAAAAAGCAGCAGCTTTGTCCGATATTTTCAGGCCGTACGGAATTACCGTATATTTAACCGCCAATTATAATGCCCCGATGAAGCCTTCAGAGACGCCGTTTGCATTTAAAAAATGGGGAGGAATCGGAAATTTGCATACAGCCGATCCTCTGGATCCCGATGTGATTCAATGGTGGACAAATAAAGTCGATACAATTTATAAATATATACCGGATTTCGGCGGATTTCTTGTAAAGGCCAATTCAGAAGGCATGCCGGGGCCTCAGGATTACGGACGCACTCATGCCGAGGGCGCCAATATGCTGGCCAAGGCTCTAAAACCGCATAACGGCATTGTCATGTGGCGAGCTTTTGTCTATAATTCCGATATTGATTCAGACCGTGCAAAACGCGCGTATAAAGAATTTGTTCCTCTGGATGGACAATTTGAATCGAATGTTTTTATTCAGCCGAAAAACGGACCGCTGGATTTTCAACCGCGCGAACCGGTTCATCCGTTATTCGGGGCCATGCCTCAAACTCCCCTGTTAATGGAATTCCAGATCACCCAGGAATATCTTGGTGAATCTACATATCTTGTCTATCTGGACTCCGATGTGGAAAGAAATTCTGAATTTTGA
- a CDS encoding glycosyl hydrolase family 28-related protein, which translates to MKIINNLSSFLILACSLFFLNCTLISPDNNKNKTDTDKLFYVSDFGTKADGQSNDAAAINAAITACSDSGGGVVRFSKGIYATGSIHLKSNVTIKLDSGAIVKALTGVMDHWEPNEHDQGLMDAAYYHWEASLIWGKNLENIKILGPGTLDGSALTRSSDVPKGTGDKGIALKLCKDIEIRDLNIVQGGHYAILATGCSDLTVNNVNINTSRDGINLSQCSNVIISDCYIDAVRYENGVPAGGDDAIKLGSDLSLGEALPSTNIRVVNCTLASGCNPLQFGTETIGTFQNIRFENIRIKNAGKAGISIDIQ; encoded by the coding sequence ATGAAAATTATCAACAATCTATCGAGTTTCTTGATCCTCGCTTGCTCCTTATTTTTTCTAAATTGTACATTGATATCTCCTGATAACAATAAAAACAAAACAGACACAGACAAATTATTTTATGTATCCGATTTTGGCACAAAAGCAGATGGACAAAGCAATGATGCAGCTGCAATCAATGCGGCAATCACGGCATGCTCTGATTCAGGCGGCGGCGTTGTTCGTTTTTCAAAAGGAATCTATGCCACAGGTTCGATTCATCTGAAAAGCAATGTCACAATCAAGCTGGATTCCGGAGCCATTGTCAAGGCACTGACCGGCGTCATGGATCACTGGGAACCCAATGAACACGATCAGGGTTTAATGGATGCTGCGTATTACCACTGGGAAGCCTCTCTGATATGGGGCAAAAATCTCGAAAACATTAAAATATTAGGCCCCGGCACCCTGGATGGATCAGCATTAACCCGCAGCAGCGATGTTCCCAAAGGTACAGGAGACAAGGGCATCGCTCTTAAATTATGCAAAGACATTGAGATCAGGGATCTGAATATAGTACAAGGCGGACATTATGCCATACTGGCAACAGGCTGTTCGGATCTGACTGTTAACAATGTCAACATTAACACCAGCCGCGATGGAATTAATTTATCCCAATGCAGCAACGTCATAATAAGCGATTGTTATATTGATGCGGTTCGCTATGAGAACGGGGTTCCGGCCGGAGGTGATGATGCAATCAAACTCGGCAGCGATCTCTCATTAGGTGAAGCCCTGCCGAGCACAAATATCCGGGTAGTCAATTGTACGCTTGCAAGCGGCTGCAATCCCCTTCAATTCGGAACCGAAACAATCGGTACGTTTCAGAACATCCGTTTCGAGAACATTCGGATTAAAAATGCCGGCAAAGCCGGAATCAGCATTGACATCCAATGA
- a CDS encoding glycosyl hydrolase family 28 protein, whose protein sequence is MPAKPESALTSNDGSVIDGVTYKNISMEKTFVPIFLKISDVARVPAGTYSRGVIRNIDFENITATDCFSYIKNREMPSVIWGKPGTPIENVTFKDVNIRAKGGHPLSEASIQPSENDERFPRKVGAIPSYAWYLRHVKNISFRECEFGFEQNDDRPAFVIDEGSSVELSDTFLQKGSGIEYRIELRERVHDFKIHNCDGLDDVNESATNKRY, encoded by the coding sequence ATGCCGGCAAAGCCGGAATCAGCATTGACATCCAATGACGGCAGTGTGATCGACGGCGTAACGTATAAAAATATAAGCATGGAAAAAACATTTGTCCCCATTTTCCTCAAAATTTCGGATGTAGCGCGCGTACCCGCGGGTACATACAGCCGCGGTGTCATTCGTAATATTGATTTTGAAAATATTACGGCAACAGATTGTTTCAGTTATATAAAAAACAGAGAAATGCCTTCGGTGATTTGGGGCAAACCCGGCACCCCCATTGAAAATGTTACATTCAAAGATGTAAACATCCGGGCAAAAGGCGGACATCCGCTTTCTGAAGCGTCTATTCAACCATCAGAAAATGACGAAAGATTCCCGAGAAAAGTCGGCGCTATCCCTTCTTATGCCTGGTACCTCAGACATGTGAAAAATATCAGTTTCAGGGAATGTGAGTTCGGCTTTGAGCAAAATGACGACAGACCCGCATTTGTGATTGATGAGGGTTCCAGTGTGGAACTGTCCGACACTTTCCTGCAGAAAGGGTCCGGTATAGAATACCGCATCGAATTAAGAGAAAGGGTGCATGATTTCAAAATCCATAATTGTGACGGACTTGACGACGTCAATGAAAGCGCAACGAATAAAAGGTACTAA
- a CDS encoding alpha-glucuronidase family glycosyl hydrolase, translating to MKFFRIITATQVIVMLLSVSFCMAKDKNTAAPVGRWDFPAGTGQDGSAYNNPADLGDAMAYPLGNDQFCMKVMPDGKPITIKTNADSKLAIKAGTISLWVNSSYVHNYNLVDYDNGAFTLRSYRGYLQARFKGETSFKFSGTVMNDKWHKYVMREDAFYPHDNAMISNNVWHHFAVTFDYVNKRFIGWRDGELIAVIDLSESDVEALKTQDLGKIVIAEEFTGFIDDIRIYDEIFEIADVQRIYNATTSIYKSRQDIIKPPKDLYVYSFNESDKELYDAWLREKPDNTVNPFKFKHIVIQGQNSTIYTAGQELTAAIHQKPELEVISSPAKEGNIILGTPSESKIISEMAAVLELDKIVHDGYVIKTVDYHGSLCIFVAANKPAGVVFGAFDLIRKINFEKDLDKLDILSNPKVEIRLIGHWDWFRGFASDGWHAKEINSFKWESNRYNSIYSWEDLRTGNTKLIKDWARLLASAGWNAVCPTEINWQFQNNFLEHLDEVELLAEIFRNYGITLYWTPNYLLALEKATADTLYAHVPDFGGYLLKLGSEGQLGNPFPPMVNQIADNLLPYGGQALVRGFVYGKHRYKHLTPVYRNTMQYDIYVPNDGTYRENVTIVGKANPLDWDLSAPISPLDGALRETAYGTEMVVAKSWPASWIEKWKWWMDYDNYRNGPGSYNKNEIKCLLGVSMISPSPAWTSNPLNMANYYGLGRLGWNPDISVDQIYDEWIKLTFNKDPKVAKTVKDILYLSDNVLKNLYLYRGYRGVWFDTSEDNLVESKTPHILNKKGFGIVNTKAQKKELEQYAPQLRSVFADPVKTEAFLPYFHFVEYDYKLTNGRTLIEDMYANLDDAVAGTKQMLKLWNQLDGHINQRQFDYTRNHLKDYIDIAESRRRQMNEIFEHLTGYEYSDVID from the coding sequence ATGAAATTTTTCAGAATCATAACGGCAACACAGGTAATTGTCATGCTCTTGTCCGTATCATTCTGCATGGCAAAAGACAAAAATACCGCCGCTCCGGTCGGTAGATGGGATTTCCCTGCAGGCACAGGGCAGGATGGTTCCGCTTATAACAATCCCGCTGATTTGGGGGATGCCATGGCTTATCCCCTTGGTAATGACCAGTTTTGCATGAAAGTGATGCCTGACGGCAAACCGATTACCATAAAAACAAATGCTGATTCCAAACTCGCTATCAAAGCCGGTACCATCAGTTTATGGGTCAATTCAAGTTATGTGCATAATTATAATCTGGTCGACTATGACAATGGTGCATTTACTCTGCGAAGTTATAGGGGCTATCTGCAAGCAAGATTCAAAGGCGAGACCAGCTTTAAATTTTCCGGCACTGTCATGAATGATAAATGGCACAAGTATGTAATGCGAGAGGACGCATTTTATCCTCATGACAATGCCATGATCAGCAATAATGTCTGGCATCATTTTGCCGTCACATTTGACTATGTAAATAAAAGGTTTATTGGGTGGCGTGACGGAGAACTGATAGCAGTCATTGATCTGTCCGAATCTGATGTGGAAGCGTTAAAAACACAAGATCTCGGCAAAATTGTAATCGCAGAAGAGTTTACAGGATTTATCGATGACATTCGAATCTATGATGAAATTTTTGAAATAGCGGATGTGCAAAGAATATACAACGCGACCACATCTATTTACAAGTCAAGACAGGATATCATCAAACCACCAAAAGACCTCTATGTCTATTCCTTCAATGAATCCGATAAAGAATTATATGATGCCTGGTTGAGAGAAAAGCCGGACAATACAGTAAATCCGTTCAAATTTAAACATATCGTGATCCAGGGACAGAACTCAACCATTTATACAGCAGGCCAAGAATTGACCGCTGCTATTCATCAAAAGCCAGAACTTGAAGTTATTTCATCGCCGGCTAAAGAGGGGAACATTATCCTCGGAACACCTTCTGAATCGAAAATTATAAGTGAAATGGCTGCGGTTCTCGAATTGGATAAAATTGTTCATGATGGATATGTTATTAAAACTGTAGATTATCATGGTAGTCTCTGCATCTTTGTTGCCGCTAATAAACCCGCCGGTGTTGTATTCGGCGCCTTTGATTTAATCAGAAAGATCAATTTTGAAAAAGACTTGGACAAACTGGATATCCTTTCAAATCCCAAAGTGGAAATACGCTTAATAGGGCATTGGGACTGGTTTCGCGGATTTGCAAGTGACGGTTGGCATGCAAAGGAAATCAATTCCTTTAAATGGGAGAGCAATCGCTATAATTCTATTTACAGCTGGGAGGATTTGCGCACAGGAAATACCAAATTAATAAAAGACTGGGCCCGGTTACTGGCATCTGCAGGCTGGAATGCCGTGTGTCCGACCGAAATCAACTGGCAATTTCAGAATAATTTTTTAGAACACCTGGATGAGGTGGAATTATTAGCTGAAATATTCCGCAATTACGGGATCACCCTGTATTGGACGCCCAATTATCTGTTGGCCCTGGAAAAAGCTACAGCTGATACGCTGTATGCCCATGTTCCGGACTTTGGCGGTTATCTGCTGAAACTGGGCTCCGAAGGTCAATTGGGCAATCCCTTCCCTCCCATGGTCAATCAAATTGCTGATAATTTACTGCCGTACGGCGGCCAGGCTCTGGTGCGCGGTTTTGTTTATGGCAAACACCGATACAAACACCTGACCCCGGTGTATCGAAACACTATGCAGTACGATATCTATGTCCCCAATGACGGCACATACCGCGAAAACGTGACCATTGTCGGCAAGGCCAACCCCCTGGACTGGGACCTGTCTGCTCCGATCTCACCATTGGACGGCGCGCTGCGGGAAACTGCGTACGGTACAGAGATGGTCGTGGCAAAAAGTTGGCCGGCATCCTGGATTGAAAAATGGAAATGGTGGATGGATTACGATAATTATCGCAATGGTCCTGGCAGTTATAACAAAAATGAAATAAAATGTCTGCTGGGTGTGTCAATGATCAGCCCGTCCCCCGCCTGGACATCCAATCCATTGAATATGGCAAACTATTACGGATTGGGCCGACTCGGATGGAATCCCGACATTTCAGTGGATCAAATATACGACGAATGGATAAAATTAACGTTTAATAAAGACCCAAAGGTCGCTAAAACCGTCAAAGATATATTGTACCTCTCGGATAATGTATTAAAGAACCTTTATCTGTATCGCGGATACAGAGGCGTCTGGTTCGACACCTCTGAAGACAACCTGGTCGAGAGCAAGACTCCTCATATTCTCAACAAAAAGGGCTTTGGAATAGTGAATACCAAAGCCCAAAAGAAAGAACTTGAGCAATATGCTCCGCAACTGCGCTCCGTATTTGCTGACCCCGTAAAAACTGAAGCGTTTCTGCCGTACTTTCATTTTGTCGAATATGATTACAAACTCACAAACGGCAGGACTCTGATCGAGGACATGTATGCCAATCTGGATGACGCCGTCGCGGGAACAAAGCAGATGCTGAAATTGTGGAATCAACTGGATGGTCATATCAATCAGAGACAGTTCGATTATACCCGAAATCATTTAAAAGATTATATTGACATTGCCGAGAGCAGGCGGCGGCAAATGAACGAAATATTTGAACACTTGACCGGATACGAATATAGTGATGTAATCGACTGA
- a CDS encoding alkaline phosphatase D family protein gives MIERSGFKVPFTHRVIRIVIAFLFSLVCISAAENGPPYQASGVKIGEVDQTSAIVWCRLTKNADRQDTGFVIREQDIFNDSTPVKKYYPDIDLELMHGAVPGMPGEVRLCYSKQEDAADMVCTPWAAVDGTRDYTHKFKINGLEPNTKYSFSTECRASEASPPGQTVQGNFCTAPPVLYPAKVMFTVVTGQKYRNRDRENGHHIFTVMDEMNPDFFVHTGDFVYLDREWVASGKQENAVDRARLQYHRIHGLEPQKEFYRSVPCFMIKDDHDIGRNDAYPGKDIIGFTFEQGIKLFNEQMPTGDMPHRTRRWGKDLQIWMVEGRDFRSPNNIPDGPEKTIWGREQFEWLKQSVKQSDATFKILISPTPIVGPDRATKGDNHSNHNFAYEGNRVRQWIHDQAPELYVICGDRHWQYVSVHPTTGVREYSCGATTDKHAGGWKDGFIEEYHRYFNVIGGFLSVTVERIDNTPNIVFRHFDVNGLLRYAERHVNE, from the coding sequence ATGATTGAAAGATCGGGATTTAAAGTTCCATTTACCCATAGAGTAATCCGCATTGTGATTGCCTTTCTTTTTAGCCTGGTATGTATTTCTGCTGCCGAGAATGGCCCCCCATACCAGGCCTCAGGAGTGAAAATCGGCGAAGTGGATCAGACGTCAGCGATTGTGTGGTGCCGACTGACTAAAAACGCCGATCGGCAAGATACAGGATTTGTAATACGTGAACAGGATATTTTCAATGATTCAACACCTGTGAAAAAATATTACCCGGATATAGATCTCGAATTGATGCATGGTGCAGTGCCCGGTATGCCGGGTGAGGTGAGGTTATGCTATTCCAAACAGGAAGATGCCGCTGATATGGTTTGTACGCCGTGGGCAGCAGTTGACGGAACACGGGATTATACGCATAAATTTAAAATAAATGGTTTGGAACCAAACACAAAATATTCATTCAGCACAGAATGCCGGGCTTCAGAGGCTTCACCGCCGGGTCAGACTGTGCAGGGAAATTTCTGCACAGCCCCTCCCGTTCTGTACCCCGCTAAAGTGATGTTTACGGTTGTGACCGGTCAGAAATATAGAAACCGCGACCGTGAAAACGGTCACCACATATTCACAGTGATGGATGAAATGAACCCGGATTTTTTTGTGCACACCGGTGACTTTGTTTATCTGGACCGTGAATGGGTCGCATCCGGAAAACAGGAAAATGCCGTTGACCGCGCCCGTCTGCAGTACCATCGCATCCACGGCCTGGAACCGCAAAAAGAGTTCTATCGTTCCGTTCCATGCTTTATGATAAAAGATGATCATGACATCGGCAGAAATGACGCCTATCCCGGAAAGGACATTATCGGGTTTACTTTTGAACAGGGCATCAAGCTATTTAATGAGCAAATGCCGACCGGAGATATGCCGCACCGGACACGCCGTTGGGGAAAAGATCTACAGATTTGGATGGTAGAGGGCAGAGATTTTCGCAGTCCGAATAACATACCCGATGGACCCGAAAAAACCATCTGGGGCCGGGAACAATTTGAATGGCTGAAACAATCGGTCAAGCAATCTGACGCAACTTTTAAAATTCTGATCAGTCCGACACCGATAGTCGGTCCTGACCGGGCAACAAAAGGCGATAACCATTCAAACCATAATTTCGCTTACGAAGGCAACCGGGTCAGACAGTGGATACATGATCAAGCGCCTGAATTGTACGTCATTTGCGGCGACCGGCACTGGCAGTATGTATCCGTACATCCGACAACCGGAGTTCGCGAGTACAGCTGCGGCGCCACCACCGACAAACACGCAGGAGGATGGAAAGATGGTTTTATCGAAGAATATCACCGTTATTTCAATGTGATCGGCGGTTTCCTTTCCGTTACAGTCGAGCGGATCGATAATACACCCAACATCGTGTTCCGGCATTTTGATGTAAACGGACTGCTGCGCTATGCGGAACGTCATGTGAATGAGTAA